In Daphnia magna isolate NIES linkage group LG5, ASM2063170v1.1, whole genome shotgun sequence, a single genomic region encodes these proteins:
- the LOC123472498 gene encoding uncharacterized protein LOC123472498: MTMRKCATFRKAINARNDICHLKYLSLSEYWKQYTSVWRTLCLSIGNPEAAVKVQVIYNFLIMREYRGAIENQVFLLTSQDYNVNVGFGLGCILFGCLTKYVAPSLRNFLIDEKNQSTSTALDAFDNLKHVISEQKCDSNYLSKGGDIRNDIALLKLSMKARNNSCHGFFSLVFQYWENYLEAWIQLMEIINARTASAEMQVIPDILTDTL, encoded by the exons ATGACTATGCGAAAATG TGCCACGTTTAGGAAAGCTATCAACGCGCGCAACGATATATGTCATCTGAAATATCTATCACTAAGCGAATACTGGAAGCAGTACACCTCCGTCTGGAGGACATTGTGTCTCAGTATTGGCAACCCGGAGGCCGCCGTCAAAGTGCAAGTCATCTACAACTTCTTGATTATGCGTGAATATAGAGGAGCAATcgagaaccaagtttttcTCCTAACCAGTCAAGATTATAATGTAAACGTAGGTTTTGGTCTTGGTTGCATTTTGTTCGGTTGCCTCACCAAGTACGTGGCTCCGTCTCTGCGGAATTTTCTAATCGACGAGAAGAATCAATCTACATCAACGGCTCTCGATGCTTTTGATAATTTAAAACACGTGATTTCAGAGCAAAAGTGTGATTCTAATTACCTCTCAAAGGGAGGAGATATCAGAAATGATATTGCGCTTCTTAAGCTATCTATGAAGGCTAGGAATAATTCATGTcatggatttttttctttagtctTTCAGTACTGGGAAAATTATTTGGAAGCCTGGATACAGCTCATGGAGATAATCAACGCTCGAACAGCATCTGCAGAAATGCAAG TGATTCCGGATATCTTAACCGACACACTATAA